A part of Aegilops tauschii subsp. strangulata cultivar AL8/78 chromosome 2, Aet v6.0, whole genome shotgun sequence genomic DNA contains:
- the LOC109733689 gene encoding uncharacterized protein: MLPSTAQPAAAAALTQPQLRQMRAQCIVFLAFKNQMEPRKRHLDIALGEDDIDGAGCHGETTTSSPSQASSSYAAPLPLPHLLPISSLRLSPPVTEQEQENRHRNDDPEAKHE, encoded by the exons ATGCTTCCTTCGACGGCTCAGCCTGCTGCGGCGGCGGCCTTGACGCAGCCGCAGCTGAGGCAGATGAGGGCGCAGTGCATCGTCTTCCTTGCCTTCAA GAACCAGATGGAGCCCAGGAAGCGGCACCTCGACATCGCGCTCGGTGAGGATGACATCGACGGGGCCGGCTGCCACGGCGAGACGACGACGAGCTCGCCTTCTCAAGCCTCGTCGTCCTATGCTGCACCGTTGCCGCTGCCCCACCTCCTGCCCATCTCCTCGCTGCGGCTGTCTCCGCCGGTGACGGAGCAGGAGCAGGAGAATCGCCACCGCAACGACGACCCTGAAGCAAAGCACGAGTAG